One part of the Synechococcus sp. UW179A genome encodes these proteins:
- the rplU gene encoding 50S ribosomal protein L21 has protein sequence MAETSSTTSAAQETGTYAIVEASGQQFWLQANRYYDLDRLNAEVDATVTLDNVLLVKDSKGTTLGKPYVKDASVELKVMAHRRGPKVIVYKMRPKKKTRRKNGHRQELTRVMVQSISVGGKAIS, from the coding sequence ATGGCCGAAACCAGTTCAACAACCTCTGCAGCTCAAGAAACGGGCACCTACGCGATCGTCGAGGCATCCGGTCAGCAGTTCTGGCTGCAGGCCAATCGTTACTACGATCTAGACCGACTCAATGCTGAAGTCGACGCGACGGTCACCCTCGACAACGTCCTACTCGTGAAGGATTCCAAGGGCACAACACTTGGCAAGCCCTACGTGAAGGACGCCAGTGTTGAGCTGAAGGTGATGGCGCACCGCCGCGGCCCCAAGGTGATCGTTTACAAAATGCGACCCAAAAAGAAGACCCGTCGCAAGAATGGTCATCGTCAGGAATTAACCAGAGTCATGGTTCAGTCGATTTCCGTGGGTGGCAAAGCCATCAGCTGA
- the rpmA gene encoding 50S ribosomal protein L27 — protein sequence MAHKKGTGSTRNGRDSNSKRLGVKAYGGESVTAGSILIRQRGTSVLPGVNVGHGKDDTLFALTDGVVKFETIKRGLRNRKRINITAAV from the coding sequence ATGGCTCATAAGAAAGGCACAGGCTCAACACGTAACGGCCGCGATTCCAATTCAAAGCGTCTCGGCGTTAAGGCTTATGGCGGAGAATCCGTCACCGCTGGCTCCATCCTGATCCGCCAGCGTGGCACCTCAGTGCTGCCTGGAGTCAATGTTGGTCACGGCAAGGACGACACCCTCTTTGCACTGACCGATGGCGTGGTGAAATTCGAAACCATCAAACGCGGACTGCGTAATCGCAAGCGCATCAACATCACCGCTGCTGTTTGA
- a CDS encoding DUF2127 domain-containing protein: protein MAQISGQGRWLIRLIVVKKLLLAGVLLAISLAAVFGDVHYAELSDFAETWGKADRQFLSSLAVKGTLLGPTRLMRLAFVSGLYAALILVAAWATWVGRRWGEWLLVGVLGLALPLELADALHEQSPRTWVVLGLTVIGLVLTTRLALSSERRS from the coding sequence ATGGCCCAGATCTCAGGACAGGGTCGCTGGCTGATTCGTCTGATTGTGGTCAAGAAGCTTTTGCTGGCAGGAGTTCTACTCGCGATCAGCCTGGCCGCTGTGTTTGGGGATGTTCACTATGCCGAGCTGTCGGATTTCGCTGAAACCTGGGGGAAGGCGGACCGTCAATTTCTTTCTTCGTTAGCCGTGAAGGGAACTCTGCTGGGCCCTACACGTCTGATGCGTCTGGCTTTTGTTTCGGGGCTCTATGCCGCATTAATCCTTGTGGCGGCTTGGGCTACTTGGGTTGGTCGCCGCTGGGGCGAGTGGTTGCTTGTCGGGGTCCTCGGCCTTGCTCTGCCTCTGGAGCTCGCTGATGCTCTGCATGAACAAAGCCCCAGAACATGGGTTGTTCTGGGGCTTACGGTTATTGGCCTTGTATTGACGACCCGTCTGGCGCTGAGTTCCGAGAGGCGTTCTTGA
- a CDS encoding bifunctional 2-polyprenyl-6-hydroxyphenol methylase/3-demethylubiquinol 3-O-methyltransferase UbiG, whose amino-acid sequence MQPLNASAGVDIQEFLDSGFSVKEHLASYLSLSAAEVAERLPQSTEDLAAMHPGAFDPERAADFYEDTVGTGHLFELAAWHLSSADYIADTLRLQKQFAHGDVLDFGGGIGTHALAAAGLESVRHVWFVDLNPQNRAFVQDRAVRLGLEDRVSVHRDLDSLPGRRFDTVVCLDVLEHLPDPSGQLMEFHQRLTPGGRALLNWYFFKGHDGEYPFHFDDPRLVENFFRCLQSRFLELFHPLLITTRVYRPIEDS is encoded by the coding sequence ATGCAGCCACTCAATGCTTCCGCTGGTGTGGACATCCAGGAGTTTCTCGACAGCGGCTTCTCAGTGAAGGAGCATCTGGCGTCTTACCTATCGCTCTCAGCAGCGGAAGTCGCCGAGCGACTGCCCCAGAGCACGGAGGATCTGGCGGCGATGCATCCGGGAGCTTTCGATCCTGAGCGAGCTGCTGATTTCTACGAGGACACCGTTGGCACAGGCCACCTGTTCGAATTGGCAGCCTGGCATCTCAGCAGTGCCGACTACATCGCGGACACCCTGCGGCTGCAGAAGCAATTTGCTCATGGTGACGTGCTCGATTTCGGAGGTGGTATCGGAACGCATGCTTTGGCAGCAGCGGGTCTGGAGAGCGTTCGGCATGTCTGGTTTGTGGATCTCAACCCTCAGAACCGTGCATTTGTGCAGGATCGTGCTGTCCGTCTGGGACTCGAGGACCGTGTGAGTGTCCACCGAGATCTCGACAGCCTTCCCGGTCGACGTTTCGACACGGTCGTCTGTCTGGATGTGCTTGAGCATCTTCCTGATCCCTCGGGGCAGCTGATGGAGTTTCACCAACGCCTCACTCCCGGCGGTCGGGCTCTACTCAACTGGTATTTCTTTAAGGGGCATGACGGTGAGTACCCCTTTCACTTCGATGACCCGCGGCTGGTGGAAAACTTTTTTCGCTGTCTGCAGAGCCGCTTTTTGGAGTTGTTTCATCCACTGCTGATCACAACCAGGGTCTACCGTCCAATTGAGGACAGCTGA
- the truB gene encoding tRNA pseudouridine(55) synthase TruB yields MTASIGFAVIDKPAGITSHACVARIRRLLGIRRVGHGGTLDPAVTGVLPIAVGQATRLLPYLPGEKTYRGVIQLGLTTNTDDLQGEELSRQLVPNLSSAKLDQALSRFRGAITQQPPQVSAVHVDGERAHARARRGEVMELPARPVTIHQLRLLGWDAAQAQLSVEVHCSAGTYIRSLARDLGIALGCGGCLGSLRRTQALGFHEHQAVPLPDALDEVGQGEMTLLRPELALPHLPKRLLSASEQVDWSCGRRITPGISCAADAVIVLSEGGRMLGLGVPDAEDGVKPKVVFEARG; encoded by the coding sequence TTGACTGCGTCCATCGGCTTCGCCGTGATCGACAAGCCAGCGGGGATCACCTCCCACGCTTGCGTCGCTCGCATCAGGCGACTGCTAGGCATCCGCAGGGTTGGTCATGGCGGAACGCTGGATCCCGCGGTGACAGGCGTCCTGCCGATCGCAGTGGGACAGGCGACAAGACTGTTGCCCTACTTGCCTGGTGAGAAGACCTATCGAGGCGTCATCCAGCTGGGGCTTACCACCAACACCGACGACCTGCAGGGCGAGGAACTATCCAGACAATTAGTCCCAAATCTGAGCTCAGCAAAACTGGATCAGGCACTGAGTCGGTTCCGCGGCGCGATTACCCAACAGCCCCCTCAGGTCTCAGCGGTGCATGTGGATGGTGAGCGTGCTCATGCCAGGGCCCGTCGCGGTGAAGTAATGGAGCTTCCAGCACGGCCTGTGACCATTCACCAACTGCGCCTGCTGGGGTGGGATGCTGCGCAAGCCCAGTTGAGCGTGGAAGTGCACTGCTCAGCAGGCACTTACATCCGTTCGCTGGCCAGAGATCTGGGAATAGCACTCGGATGCGGAGGTTGTCTGGGCAGCCTCAGGCGGACCCAGGCCCTCGGCTTCCATGAGCACCAAGCAGTGCCTCTGCCTGACGCTCTGGACGAGGTTGGTCAAGGCGAAATGACCTTGCTTCGACCCGAGCTGGCCTTGCCTCATCTGCCGAAGCGTCTGCTCAGTGCTAGCGAACAAGTGGACTGGAGCTGTGGGCGCAGGATCACCCCCGGCATCAGCTGCGCAGCTGATGCTGTGATCGTTCTCAGTGAAGGAGGGCGCATGCTCGGACTCGGTGTGCCCGATGCAGAGGATGGTGTGAAACCGAAGGTGGTGTTTGAAGCTCGGGGCTGA
- a CDS encoding YebC/PmpR family DNA-binding transcriptional regulator, with protein sequence MAGHSKWSQIKRSKAVVDAKRGAVFTRIGREITVAARQGSDPDGNFQLRTAIVKAKAAGVPASNIERAIAKGSGKAGDTEQLESIRYEGYGPGGVAVLVEALSDNRNRTAAAVRLAFSKHGGNLGESGCVSYLFQHRSEVSLQNQAINEEALLECLLNLEADGYELRSAEEALVHGPFEALESLQNGLRDQGWGVSEWAHCWHPLTQVRPNNEESTQKCLKLLEALEELDDICSVSANLELRDDLPV encoded by the coding sequence ATGGCAGGCCACAGCAAATGGTCCCAGATCAAACGCTCCAAGGCGGTAGTGGATGCCAAGCGAGGGGCTGTGTTCACCAGGATCGGACGCGAAATCACCGTGGCGGCACGCCAGGGCAGTGACCCCGATGGCAATTTTCAGCTGCGCACAGCGATCGTTAAGGCCAAGGCCGCTGGAGTACCAGCAAGCAACATCGAAAGAGCCATCGCGAAAGGCTCCGGCAAGGCTGGTGACACGGAACAGCTTGAATCGATCCGCTACGAGGGTTATGGCCCCGGAGGAGTAGCTGTGCTGGTGGAGGCACTGAGCGACAACCGCAACCGCACCGCAGCCGCGGTGCGTCTGGCCTTCAGCAAACACGGCGGCAACCTCGGTGAAAGCGGATGCGTGAGCTATCTCTTCCAGCACCGCAGTGAAGTGAGCCTCCAGAACCAAGCAATCAATGAGGAGGCACTGCTGGAATGCCTGCTCAACCTGGAGGCCGATGGTTATGAGCTCAGAAGCGCCGAGGAAGCTCTGGTACATGGTCCCTTTGAAGCGCTCGAATCCCTGCAGAACGGACTACGTGATCAAGGCTGGGGGGTCTCGGAATGGGCCCACTGCTGGCACCCTCTCACCCAGGTGAGACCGAACAACGAAGAGAGCACCCAAAAGTGCCTGAAGTTGCTGGAGGCCCTAGAGGAACTCGACGACATCTGCAGTGTCAGCGCGAACCTCGAGCTCAGGGATGACCTGCCCGTGTAG
- a CDS encoding hydantoinase B/oxoprolinase family protein: MTSWQFWIDRGGTFTDLVARDPSGQLLVRKVLSVQPDVPGDPAVAAMRELMGITPEQRNDPGLIEELRLGTTVATNALLEGVGEPVLLVTNRGLADLLVIGDQHRHDLFALAIAKPSTLLAAVEEVPGRLDADGRELEALLLEDEFMQRLKRHHQAGIRCCAIALMHAWRDPMHEKGLAKLVRSAGFRTVVCSHEASPLPRLVPRGQTTVVEAAVRPVLSAYLDQVQAALGHQARLRVMTSSGALQHPDSLLAKDTILSGPAGGMVGAVAAAQQAGLGTSALVGVDMGGTSTDVFCLPSGAADREWERNAETEIAGFQLTASRLPIHTVAAGGGSIVSTDGGRLTVGPRSAGAEPGPACYRRGGPLAITDAHLLLGRLQVGAFPAVFGPNRDQPPDLQATREQFQALASQLGQAPEQLAEGALDLAVEAMAGAIRHVSLFRGHDIRGGVLVAYGGAAGQLACRLAESLGLRQVLLHPLAGVLSAYGLGQARQRQLHQRSIRRPLDATLLTQLPAMVRSDLSTALMGLQQLTAGSSAALEHEIRIELRDASAEQGLMLSLASGFENLDQHQLETWFDQAHRLRFGYAPARMAPLIAERLEVEVLEAMPVSSLQSNAEGRGVAAHSSIGIQRARVHWREQGWCEVPVLERLQLKRDQQLLGPALILDPTAGIVLEPGWKARLLDDDSVLLEGTSSAALARSFAEMDASEANTEQDRVPDPVDLSLFHHRFMQIAERMGERLRQTSRSVNMRERLDFSCALFDAQGALVANAPHIPVHLGSMSDAVVDLLEQIQRGARPALAAGDTVISNDPFHGGTHLPDITAITPCFVEGDQDPFAFVACRGHHADVGGLTPGSMPPFSSSIDEEGLLVRNHWLTARGTPDRQGWNQCLQGLSSPPRDPELLWADLQAQAAANHLGTELFGQLLQLEGRQRVRRYLQHVQDHAAETVRRLIGRFQDRTFEVELDNGARLKLALEVDRKGQKALLNFSGTSPQGKHNFNAPLAVTKAAVLYVIRCLVEEPIPLNAGCFLPLTLIVPEGSLLNPKSPAAVVGGNVETSQALCNLLFASFGVMAAAQGTMNNLTFGDGRRQYYETIAGGGGAGQGFAGSSGVQTHMTNSRLTDPEILEQRFPVRLERFGFRRGSGGVGRWPGGDGLVREFLFLEPMTAALLSGSRNVAPFGLAGGEPGETGTALLTRGDGTVQELDGCVQLQVNAGDRLLIGTPGGGGFEPPTRAGHP; encoded by the coding sequence TTGACCAGCTGGCAGTTCTGGATTGACCGTGGAGGCACGTTCACTGATCTGGTGGCGCGCGATCCATCAGGCCAGCTGTTGGTGCGCAAAGTGCTTTCTGTGCAGCCGGATGTTCCCGGGGACCCTGCTGTTGCTGCCATGCGCGAGTTGATGGGGATCACTCCGGAGCAGCGGAATGATCCTGGATTGATCGAGGAACTGCGGCTTGGTACCACTGTTGCCACCAATGCACTGCTTGAGGGAGTGGGAGAGCCTGTGCTGCTGGTGACCAATCGCGGCCTGGCCGACCTGTTGGTGATCGGTGACCAGCACCGTCATGATCTGTTTGCGCTGGCCATTGCCAAGCCATCGACGTTGCTGGCCGCCGTTGAAGAGGTTCCCGGTCGCCTCGATGCCGATGGACGGGAGTTAGAAGCACTGCTGCTTGAGGACGAGTTCATGCAGAGGCTTAAGCGTCATCACCAGGCCGGCATCCGCTGTTGCGCCATTGCTCTGATGCATGCATGGCGTGATCCCATGCATGAAAAGGGGCTGGCGAAGCTGGTTCGTAGTGCGGGGTTCAGGACGGTGGTTTGTTCCCATGAGGCCAGTCCGCTGCCACGCCTGGTTCCCAGAGGACAAACCACGGTGGTGGAGGCTGCCGTTAGGCCTGTGCTTTCCGCCTACTTGGATCAGGTCCAAGCTGCTTTGGGGCATCAGGCCCGATTGCGGGTGATGACCTCCAGTGGAGCTCTGCAGCACCCAGATTCACTGCTCGCGAAAGACACAATCCTGTCTGGTCCTGCAGGGGGCATGGTCGGAGCGGTTGCCGCAGCTCAACAAGCTGGCCTTGGGACTTCGGCACTGGTGGGTGTGGATATGGGGGGCACGAGCACGGATGTGTTCTGCCTGCCATCGGGCGCTGCCGACCGGGAGTGGGAACGCAATGCTGAAACAGAGATTGCCGGATTTCAGCTCACAGCGTCGCGGCTGCCGATCCATACCGTGGCGGCAGGAGGGGGTTCGATTGTCAGTACTGATGGTGGTCGCCTGACGGTGGGTCCACGCTCGGCGGGAGCTGAACCAGGGCCAGCCTGCTATCGCCGAGGTGGCCCTCTGGCCATCACGGATGCCCATCTGCTGCTGGGCCGCCTGCAGGTTGGTGCCTTTCCGGCGGTGTTCGGACCGAACCGCGATCAGCCTCCTGATCTACAGGCGACCCGGGAGCAGTTTCAGGCGCTTGCATCTCAACTGGGTCAGGCCCCCGAGCAGCTGGCCGAAGGTGCTCTTGACCTTGCTGTCGAGGCGATGGCGGGAGCGATCCGGCATGTCTCTCTCTTCCGTGGCCATGACATTCGTGGAGGAGTGCTGGTTGCCTATGGCGGTGCCGCAGGGCAGCTGGCCTGTCGACTGGCCGAGTCTCTTGGTCTTAGGCAGGTGCTGCTGCATCCTCTGGCTGGGGTGCTTTCGGCCTATGGCCTTGGGCAGGCCCGTCAGCGCCAGCTGCATCAGCGTTCCATCCGCCGCCCACTTGACGCGACATTGCTGACTCAGTTGCCGGCCATGGTCAGGTCTGACCTGAGCACAGCACTCATGGGACTGCAGCAGCTCACGGCTGGTTCCTCGGCAGCACTGGAGCATGAAATCAGGATTGAGCTGCGCGATGCCTCTGCCGAACAAGGGCTGATGCTCTCATTGGCATCTGGTTTTGAAAACCTGGATCAGCATCAGCTTGAAACTTGGTTTGACCAGGCTCATCGGCTTCGGTTCGGCTACGCGCCGGCGCGCATGGCTCCTCTGATCGCCGAACGCCTCGAGGTGGAGGTCCTCGAGGCGATGCCGGTGAGCTCCCTTCAATCCAATGCCGAAGGTCGTGGCGTCGCAGCCCACTCATCGATAGGGATTCAGCGGGCTCGAGTGCATTGGAGAGAGCAGGGCTGGTGTGAGGTGCCTGTGCTGGAGCGCTTGCAGTTGAAGCGCGATCAGCAGCTGTTGGGGCCCGCACTCATCCTGGACCCCACGGCGGGCATCGTTCTGGAGCCAGGCTGGAAGGCCCGGCTGCTGGATGACGACAGTGTGCTGCTCGAGGGGACATCCAGCGCTGCCTTGGCGAGGTCTTTTGCCGAGATGGATGCCAGTGAAGCGAATACCGAGCAGGACAGGGTCCCAGATCCTGTTGATCTCAGCCTCTTCCATCACCGTTTCATGCAAATTGCTGAGCGCATGGGAGAACGGCTGCGTCAGACCAGTCGATCAGTGAACATGAGGGAGCGGCTGGATTTTTCCTGTGCGCTGTTCGATGCGCAGGGGGCGCTCGTGGCCAATGCGCCTCACATCCCTGTGCACCTGGGTTCTATGAGTGATGCTGTTGTGGATCTGCTGGAGCAGATCCAGCGAGGGGCGAGGCCTGCGCTGGCGGCTGGAGACACCGTGATCAGCAACGATCCATTTCACGGTGGCACCCACTTGCCTGATATCACTGCAATCACACCTTGTTTCGTGGAGGGAGATCAGGATCCCTTCGCCTTCGTGGCTTGTCGCGGGCACCACGCCGATGTGGGTGGTCTGACGCCGGGTTCGATGCCGCCTTTCAGCTCCAGCATTGATGAGGAAGGTCTGCTGGTGCGCAACCACTGGCTGACCGCCAGGGGAACGCCGGATCGGCAGGGTTGGAATCAGTGTCTGCAGGGGCTCAGCTCACCCCCCAGAGATCCCGAACTGCTCTGGGCAGATCTTCAGGCCCAGGCAGCGGCCAATCATCTGGGGACTGAACTGTTTGGTCAACTGCTTCAGCTTGAGGGCCGCCAGCGTGTTCGGCGCTATCTGCAGCATGTTCAGGACCATGCTGCGGAAACTGTTCGGCGGCTGATCGGCCGTTTTCAGGACAGGACCTTCGAGGTTGAGCTCGACAACGGTGCAAGGCTCAAGCTGGCTTTAGAGGTCGATCGGAAAGGGCAAAAGGCCCTGCTCAATTTCTCTGGGACAAGTCCCCAGGGCAAGCACAATTTCAACGCTCCACTGGCGGTGACCAAGGCTGCCGTCCTTTATGTGATTCGCTGTCTGGTTGAGGAGCCGATCCCTCTCAATGCCGGTTGTTTCCTGCCGTTGACCTTGATCGTTCCTGAGGGCTCCCTGCTCAACCCAAAGTCGCCTGCTGCAGTGGTCGGCGGCAATGTGGAAACGTCACAGGCTCTCTGCAATCTGCTGTTTGCGTCTTTCGGGGTGATGGCTGCGGCCCAGGGAACGATGAACAACCTCACCTTCGGTGATGGGCGCAGGCAGTATTACGAGACGATCGCCGGTGGCGGAGGAGCAGGCCAGGGCTTCGCTGGATCAAGCGGTGTGCAGACACACATGACTAACTCCAGGCTCACGGACCCAGAGATTCTCGAGCAGCGATTTCCAGTGAGGCTCGAACGTTTCGGCTTCCGTCGAGGTAGTGGCGGAGTCGGTCGTTGGCCAGGAGGAGATGGTTTGGTGAGGGAGTTCCTCTTTCTGGAACCAATGACTGCAGCGCTCTTATCTGGTTCTAGGAATGTTGCCCCTTTCGGCCTGGCAGGTGGAGAACCGGGCGAAACGGGAACGGCGCTGCTGACCAGGGGCGATGGAACGGTGCAGGAGTTGGACGGTTGCGTACAGCTTCAGGTCAATGCTGGGGATCGACTGCTGATCGGCACTCCTGGAGGTGGTGGCTTTGAGCCACCTACACGGGCAGGTCATCCCTGA
- a CDS encoding glucosamine-6-phosphate deaminase: MPQFLSSVAVHRRPDPFALMEAIVDQVAAYLAKAVERESFKPLGMATGRTMEPFYEALIQRLTSWPAPQLEQLKRCWLSFNLDEYVGLSPGDSRSFAAYMEAQLGCHLELSPCQLQLPDGTAKDPGVEARRYGSALHQAGGIGLQLLGLGGNGHVGFNEPPSQPNSCCRVVTLQRATRIQNASAFGGSPDEVPEQAITLGLNEILAAEEIHLIVTGAAKAEILRTALLDPCSDEVPASWLQRHSRVHVWVDDAACAHLPLLS; the protein is encoded by the coding sequence GTGCCCCAGTTTCTGTCCAGTGTTGCGGTGCATCGCCGCCCGGATCCGTTCGCGCTGATGGAGGCAATCGTGGATCAAGTGGCTGCCTATCTCGCCAAGGCCGTTGAACGGGAAAGCTTCAAGCCGCTGGGAATGGCCACGGGAAGGACCATGGAACCGTTCTACGAGGCTTTGATACAGCGTCTGACGTCATGGCCGGCGCCGCAGCTTGAACAGTTGAAACGCTGCTGGCTAAGTTTCAACCTCGATGAATACGTGGGCTTGTCGCCCGGAGATAGCCGCAGCTTCGCCGCGTATATGGAGGCCCAACTGGGTTGTCATCTCGAGCTCTCTCCCTGCCAGTTGCAGCTGCCGGATGGAACGGCCAAGGATCCAGGCGTGGAGGCCCGTCGTTATGGATCCGCGCTTCATCAGGCTGGGGGGATCGGTCTTCAGCTGCTGGGTCTAGGAGGTAATGGTCATGTCGGTTTCAACGAGCCGCCGTCACAACCCAACAGTTGCTGCCGGGTTGTGACCTTGCAGCGAGCCACACGGATTCAGAATGCCAGCGCTTTCGGGGGAAGCCCCGATGAGGTGCCTGAGCAGGCCATTACCCTCGGCCTTAACGAGATCCTTGCTGCTGAAGAGATCCATCTGATTGTTACCGGAGCCGCCAAGGCAGAGATTCTGCGGACAGCTTTGCTGGATCCCTGCAGTGACGAAGTTCCTGCCAGCTGGCTGCAGCGCCATTCAAGAGTGCATGTCTGGGTGGATGATGCGGCCTGTGCTCACCTGCCGCTGTTGTCTTGA
- a CDS encoding SpoIID/LytB domain-containing protein, whose amino-acid sequence MLPVAVIALAAESRSAVTAQEPQMRVLVAEGSELILRADGDQPLLVRGIASTERRLLRLQVRLRGGRLTLADGSADGLASLRISTTDPRGIWLGRRRYRGDLLLVVRSGRIQVINQLGIETYLPSVVGSEMPAKWPLAALQAQAVAARTYALRQRGRKPDFDVKATVSSQVYKGIESETPRTREAVATTRSLVLVHGGRLINAVFHSSSGGSTEPSGEVWQNQLPYLVSVQDHDQHSPVHRWNQRFEAGDLRRRFEETGGVERLSVLRTSSTGRVRSARIQGPLGSLVLTGRQLRQRLGLKSTMVSFSLLQGDFEDAGESIHPADHGSESPPQLIGLWRDSASGTSGAADPASAAPVVPAVPLPPPPLSARLTSSIRAGSTPLRSGVTIVLEAVGQGYGHGVGMSQWGAHGLASKGASFREILHHYYRGATIRPYRPADDPSVAFSTGSEPALMG is encoded by the coding sequence ATGCTGCCAGTGGCCGTGATTGCTCTGGCCGCTGAATCCAGATCTGCGGTCACCGCCCAGGAGCCGCAGATGCGTGTTTTGGTGGCTGAAGGCTCGGAGTTGATCCTCCGCGCCGATGGCGATCAGCCCCTGCTCGTGCGAGGCATCGCCAGCACTGAACGCCGCCTGCTGCGTCTGCAGGTTCGTTTGCGGGGGGGGCGCCTGACGCTCGCCGATGGCAGCGCAGATGGTCTCGCCTCGCTTCGGATCAGCACGACTGACCCCCGTGGTATCTGGCTCGGTCGCCGCCGCTATCGCGGCGATCTGCTGCTGGTTGTCCGTAGCGGCAGGATCCAGGTGATTAACCAACTGGGTATTGAGACTTACCTTCCCAGTGTTGTTGGCAGTGAAATGCCTGCAAAGTGGCCGCTGGCAGCCTTGCAGGCCCAGGCCGTCGCTGCCCGGACCTATGCCCTTCGCCAACGGGGACGCAAGCCCGATTTCGATGTGAAGGCCACGGTGAGCAGTCAGGTCTACAAGGGAATCGAGTCTGAAACCCCAAGAACCCGGGAAGCGGTTGCCACGACACGCTCGCTGGTTCTGGTGCATGGCGGCCGTTTGATCAATGCTGTTTTTCACAGCAGTTCTGGGGGATCCACCGAGCCCAGCGGAGAGGTCTGGCAAAACCAGCTGCCGTATCTCGTGAGCGTTCAAGATCATGACCAGCACAGTCCTGTGCATCGCTGGAACCAGCGCTTCGAGGCAGGCGATCTGCGTCGCCGCTTTGAAGAGACCGGTGGAGTGGAGCGGTTGAGTGTTCTCCGCACCAGCTCCACCGGCAGGGTGCGCTCAGCGCGCATTCAAGGCCCGCTTGGATCCCTCGTACTCACAGGTCGTCAGCTGCGTCAGCGCCTGGGCTTGAAGAGCACGATGGTGAGTTTTTCTTTGCTGCAGGGAGATTTCGAAGATGCTGGCGAGTCCATTCATCCCGCCGATCATGGGTCGGAATCACCGCCGCAGCTGATCGGACTCTGGCGAGATTCCGCCAGCGGTACCAGCGGAGCGGCTGATCCCGCTTCAGCAGCGCCAGTGGTACCAGCGGTTCCCTTGCCCCCTCCTCCGCTGAGCGCGCGCTTGACTTCATCGATTCGTGCTGGAAGTACTCCATTACGTTCCGGCGTCACGATCGTGCTGGAAGCAGTAGGCCAGGGATATGGCCACGGTGTGGGTATGAGCCAGTGGGGAGCACACGGTTTGGCTAGCAAAGGCGCCAGTTTCCGCGAAATTCTCCATCACTACTACCGCGGAGCAACGATCAGGCCGTACCGGCCTGCTGATGATCCATCAGTGGCATTCAGCACCGGTTCGGAGCCAGCCTTGATGGGTTGA
- the rnz gene encoding ribonuclease Z — protein sequence MQVTFLGTSSGVPTRARNVSAVAVRLAQRSELWLFDCGEGTQHQFLRSELRLSQLRRIFITHMHGDHVFGLPGLLASLGLSGSSSGVDLYGPDPLENYLEGVLRTSSTRIGYPLNVHQVRSAAENDRIVFEDADLSVRATPLHHRVPAYAYRVEEKPKPGRFDINKAREMAIPPGPVYASLKRGETVTLEDGRRIDGKTLSGPERAGASLVYCTDTVFCEAAVTLAKGADLLIHESTFSHAEADMAFQRQHSTSTMAAQTAAEAGVGQLVLTHLSPRYAPGNAVTADDLLAEARAIFPNTLLAKDFLCLDVTTSSRTGCCNSS from the coding sequence GTGCAGGTCACCTTTCTCGGCACCAGTTCGGGAGTCCCAACCCGAGCCCGCAACGTTTCAGCGGTGGCCGTGCGACTGGCTCAGCGTTCGGAACTGTGGCTGTTCGATTGTGGAGAAGGAACCCAGCATCAGTTTCTGCGCAGTGAGTTGAGGTTGTCCCAGCTGCGCAGAATTTTTATCACGCACATGCATGGTGACCACGTTTTCGGGCTTCCAGGCCTGCTGGCCAGCCTCGGCTTGAGCGGCAGCAGTAGTGGTGTGGATCTGTATGGCCCCGATCCGCTCGAAAACTATCTAGAGGGGGTGCTGCGAACCAGCTCAACCAGGATCGGCTATCCCCTCAACGTGCACCAAGTCCGCAGTGCCGCTGAAAACGATCGCATCGTTTTTGAAGACGCAGATCTCAGCGTGCGCGCCACACCACTGCACCATCGTGTTCCTGCCTATGCCTATCGCGTTGAGGAAAAGCCGAAGCCTGGTCGCTTTGACATCAATAAAGCTCGGGAGATGGCGATCCCCCCTGGACCTGTCTATGCCTCCCTTAAGCGGGGCGAAACCGTCACCCTTGAGGATGGACGACGCATTGACGGCAAAACCCTCAGCGGGCCGGAACGAGCCGGAGCGAGTTTGGTGTACTGCACCGACACAGTGTTCTGCGAAGCAGCCGTGACCTTGGCGAAGGGTGCAGACCTGCTCATTCACGAATCCACTTTTTCCCACGCCGAGGCCGACATGGCCTTTCAGCGTCAGCACTCCACCAGCACGATGGCTGCCCAGACAGCAGCTGAAGCGGGTGTTGGACAACTTGTCCTCACCCATCTCAGTCCCCGTTATGCCCCTGGAAACGCTGTGACAGCAGACGATCTGCTTGCGGAAGCCAGAGCGATTTTTCCGAACACACTCCTAGCGAAGGACTTCCTTTGCCTCGACGTGACGACTTCATCACGGACTGGATGCTGCAACAGTTCGTGA